Proteins encoded together in one Acidobacteriota bacterium window:
- a CDS encoding sugar transferase, translated as MLGQEARQSEYLQSILDGLLLCLAFFLAFVTRSYGPLLYQERPEVLDLFAHIWLLALAVPMYWALDRRVRRPAPGGTRPLLVVIRRVTKPFLYQALFLGTTIFLLQAKSFSRAVFFMFLGYGLVLLVIAHWIGFHAGRRKNARADRKRHLLVVGVGHDAMAMRRLLDTHPEFRLRVVGHLRSEDEVADEGAVPILGELADLKAIIETEVVDEVLFVVSPEVFLRCHQEIAWCEEVGVTVHIKVDFVRTLLARAYPTELDGMPMLTFASTPRDAFGLLLKRCMDIGISAALLIAISPIMLATVILVKTTSRGPALFRQARLGLNGRKFQMLKFRSMYIDAENRRAELEAQNEMQGPVFKIAADPRITPIGRLIRKFSIDELPQLWNILRGEMSLVGPRPPLGDEVQLYERWQRRRLSMKPGLTCLWQVNGRNRILFDDWMKLDLEYIDNWSLALDLRILLRTIPAVVLARGAR; from the coding sequence ATGCTAGGCCAGGAAGCCCGGCAATCAGAATACCTGCAGTCGATCCTCGATGGTCTCCTTCTTTGCCTGGCGTTCTTTCTCGCCTTCGTGACCCGCTCGTACGGCCCGCTCCTTTATCAGGAACGCCCCGAGGTCCTGGACCTGTTTGCGCACATCTGGTTGTTGGCGCTCGCCGTGCCGATGTACTGGGCTCTCGATCGTCGGGTGCGACGCCCGGCACCCGGTGGCACCCGCCCACTGCTGGTGGTGATACGCCGTGTCACGAAGCCGTTTCTTTATCAGGCCCTGTTCCTCGGGACGACGATCTTTCTCCTCCAGGCCAAGAGCTTCTCCCGTGCCGTCTTCTTCATGTTCCTTGGCTACGGCTTGGTCCTCCTGGTCATCGCCCACTGGATCGGGTTTCATGCGGGCCGGCGCAAGAACGCGCGTGCCGACCGCAAACGACACCTTCTGGTCGTCGGTGTCGGGCACGACGCGATGGCCATGCGTCGGCTGCTGGACACCCACCCGGAGTTTCGCCTCCGAGTCGTTGGACACCTGCGTTCCGAGGATGAAGTCGCCGACGAAGGAGCCGTCCCGATCCTCGGGGAACTGGCCGACCTGAAGGCGATCATCGAGACCGAGGTCGTCGACGAGGTGTTGTTCGTCGTTTCCCCGGAGGTGTTTCTTCGTTGCCATCAGGAGATCGCATGGTGCGAGGAGGTCGGCGTCACGGTGCATATCAAGGTGGACTTCGTACGCACGCTGCTCGCTCGGGCCTACCCGACCGAACTGGATGGCATGCCGATGTTGACCTTCGCTTCGACGCCGCGCGATGCGTTCGGCCTACTCCTGAAGCGCTGCATGGACATCGGAATCTCCGCGGCGCTACTGATCGCGATCTCACCCATCATGCTCGCCACGGTAATCCTCGTGAAAACCACCAGCCGTGGTCCCGCGCTCTTCCGTCAGGCACGGCTTGGACTCAATGGCCGAAAGTTCCAGATGCTGAAGTTTCGCTCGATGTACATCGATGCCGAGAATCGCCGAGCGGAGCTGGAGGCGCAGAACGAGATGCAGGGCCCGGTGTTCAAGATCGCCGCCGATCCACGCATCACGCCGATCGGACGATTGATCCGCAAGTTCAGCATCGATGAACTTCCGCAGCTCTGGAACATCCTGCGTGGCGAGATGAGCCTCGTCGGCCCGCGTCCCCCACTCGGGGACGAAGTTCAACTCTACGAGCGCTGGCAGCGTCGACGATTGTCGATGAAGCCGGGGCTGACCTGTCTCTGGCAGGTCAATGGTCGCAACCGGATCCTGTTTGACGACTGGATGAAGCTCGACCTGGAGTACATCGATAATTGGTCGCTTGCGCTCGACCTACGTATCCTGTTGCGGACGATTCCGGCGGTCGTC